The following proteins are co-located in the Spea bombifrons isolate aSpeBom1 chromosome 3, aSpeBom1.2.pri, whole genome shotgun sequence genome:
- the LOC128483856 gene encoding E3 ubiquitin-protein ligase RNF152 produces MNLDVVMDHTSSSLGSDLTLSYEEYECKICYNYFDLDRRAPKLLECLHTFCLECLNTLHRREDRPWRLCCPICRHRTIVPDSRVDALPINTKVAEAFPLYVRPDDPFPQDILPPITYNQRGQQYHHTGAGGLLVHGPSQLHYTLQPGREIMSAATTGSRGQGAFSGLSQPQTIGAPSPRRSYERCQSCKRAVLTGGCVCVVFSFLAMVVLLFAGLVFVNRYSGAPAPSPAGPICLSVASVLALFSVVVTWVICWLKYRPEPGEGSRGLSGSQRTH; encoded by the coding sequence ATGAATTTGGACGTGGTGATGGATCATACCAGCAGCAGCTTGGGCTCAGATCTCACACTGTCATATGAGGAATATGAATGCAAGATATGCTACAATTACTTTGACCTGGACAGGAGGGCCCCCAAACTGCTGGAGTGCTTGCATACTTTTTGCCTGGAGTGCTTAAACACCCTTCATCGCAGGGAGGATAGGCCATGGCGTCTCTGTTGCCCAATATGCCGGCACCGCACTATTGTACCAGACTCCAGGGTGGATGCACTGCCGATAAACACTAAGGTGGCTGAGGCCTTCCCACTATATGTGAGACCAGATGATCCATTCCCCCAGGATATCCTTCCTCCCATAACTTATAATCAGCGTGGGCAACAGTATCACCATACTGGGGCTGGTGGTCTACTGGTCCATGGTCCTTCTCAGTTACATTACACTCTGCAGCCTGGACGAGAGATTATGTCGGCAGCCACCACAGGTTCTAGAGGCCAAGGAGCTTTTTCAGGCCTATCTCAACCACAAACGATAGGTGCTCCATCCCCGAGAAGAAGTTATGAGAGATGCCAGAGTTGCAAGAGAGCAGTGCTTACTGGAggatgtgtttgtgttgttttttcatTCTTGGCAATGGTGGTTTTGCTTTTTGCTGGCCTGGTTTTTGTAAACCGATACAGTGGTGCCCCTGCTCCCTCCCCAGCAGGGCCTATTTGCTTGTCAGTAGCCAGTGTGCTGGCTCTCTTCTCAGTGGTGGTCACCTGGGTTATCTGTTGGCTGAAATATAGACCAGAGCCTGGGGAGGGAAGCAGAGGACTGTCAGGCAGTCAACGGACTCACTAA